One region of Danio aesculapii chromosome 7, fDanAes4.1, whole genome shotgun sequence genomic DNA includes:
- the rcor2 gene encoding REST corepressor 2 isoform X1, with protein MERSGSGVLSRSRAKTVTNGNSQHSEEESSDEEHPNDSMIRVGGDYQAQIPEFKTDCASRYGEKDQRSMLVWSPNSQVSDAMLDEYILMAKEKHGYNMEQALGMLLWHKHDVEKSLADLANFTPFPDEWTVEDKVLFEQAFSFHGKSFHRIQQMLPDKMITSLVKYYYSWKKTRTRTSVMDRQARKLLSKREKNESNDEIEEGDPGSDSDFEINAKKESAKQNSGNGGGNEKGPSKSCLTRKENQSAQYRHHPLRARRRPPKGMHLEQEDIVVLSASTDSGAVTIRQLDTQLVSLKRQVQKIKQTNSVLRNNLGDGIEDMRPREPNQKINSRWSTEEQLLAVQAVRRYGKDFSAIADVIGNKTVAQVSSFFVSYRRRFNLEEVLCEWQAEQEVQGSSGRTVNTELNGSAELEDDEVKMDGISPPHSDSPLPSSDGSASGNPNSAQSSPPLTQPPPLLRPAPPSAPPSLLRQPPPLQTRPLQNRTPHNHPPPPLIRPAIASTLHQGALRNSLSSSSSSAGQLPPSLVGLKVESPQSH; from the exons ATGGAGCGATCAGGGTCTGGTGTGCTGTCCCGAAGCAGGGCCAAAACAGTCACGAATGGGAACAGCCAGCACTCTGAGGAAGAGAGCAGTGATGAGGAACACCCAAATG ACAGTATGATCCGCGTTGGAGGGGACTACCAGGCACAGATCCCAGAGTTCAAAACAG ACTGTGCATCCCGCTATGGTGAGAAGGATCAGAGGAGCATGCTGGTCTGGTCACCAAACAGCCAAGTTTCTGATGCCATGT TGGATGAGTATATTCTAATGGCCAAAGAGAAGCATGGATACAACATGGAACAG GCTCTTGGCATGCTTCTGTGGCACAAGCATGATGTGGAGAAGTCACTGGCTGACCTGGCCAACTTCACTCCCTTTCCTGATGAGTGGACGGTGGAAGACAAAGTTCTGTTTGAACAGGCTTTCAGCTTTCATGGCAAGAGCTTCCATCGCATCCAACAGATG cTTCCAGACAAGATGATCACCAGCCTGGTGAAGTACTACTACTCCTGGAAGAAAACCAGAACCCGAACCAGTGTCATGGACCGCCAAGCTCGCAAACTCCTCAGCAAGAGAGAAAAGAATGAGAG TAATGATGAGATAGAGGAAGGAGATCCAGGTAGCGACAGTGACTTTGAGATCAATGCCAAGAAAGAG TCTGCAAAGCAGAACTCTGGAAATGGAGGAGGAAACGAGAAAGGTCCAAGCAAGTCTTGTCTGACCCGGAAAGAGAACCAGAGTGCGCAGTACCGTCACCACCCTCTTCGGGCTCGCCGCAGGCCTCCTAAAGGCATGCATCTGGAACAGGAGGACATTGTCGTCCTCTCTGCATCCACTGATTCAGGAGCTGTTACTATCAGACAGCTGGACACACAGCTAGTGTCACTAAAGAGACAG gtcCAAAAAATCAAGCAAACCAACAGCGTTTTAAGGAACAACTTAGGTGATGGAATTGAAGACATGAGACCAAGAGAA CCCAACCAAAAAATCAACTCGCGTTGGTCAACAGAGGAGCAGCTCCTAGCTGTTCAGG CTGTCAGGCGATATGGTAAAGATTTTTCTGCCATAGCAGATGTGATTGGCAACAAGACGGTGGCACAAGTCAGCTCGTTCTTCGTCAGCTACCGGAGACGCTTTAATCTTGAGGAGGTGCTATGTGAATGGCAGGCAGAACAGGAGGTTCAAGGAAGCAGCGGGAGGACTGTGAACACGGAGCTGAATGGGTCTGCAGAACTGGAAGATGATGAG GTAAAGATGGATGGCATCTCTCCACCTCACTCTGACAGTCCCCTGCCCTCTTCTGATGGTAGTGCCTCTGGGAACCCCAATTCAGCTCAGTCTTCCCCACCCCTCACTCAACCTCCACCTTTACTGCGCCCCGCGCCCCCTTCAGCACCCCCTAGCCTGCTGCGCCAGCCTCCCCCTCTTCAAACGCGACCTCTACAAAACCGGACCCCTCACAATCACCCTCCCCCTCCACTTATCAGACCTGCAATTGCGTCCACGCTCCATCAGGGGGCACTGAGGAACTCTCTAAGTTCCTCCTCATCCTCTGCCGGACAGCTGCCGCCCTCACTGGTGGGGCTGAAGGTGGAGTCCCCTCAGTCACACTGA
- the rcor2 gene encoding REST corepressor 2 isoform X2 translates to MIRVGGDYQAQIPEFKTDCASRYGEKDQRSMLVWSPNSQVSDAMLDEYILMAKEKHGYNMEQALGMLLWHKHDVEKSLADLANFTPFPDEWTVEDKVLFEQAFSFHGKSFHRIQQMLPDKMITSLVKYYYSWKKTRTRTSVMDRQARKLLSKREKNESNDEIEEGDPGSDSDFEINAKKESAKQNSGNGGGNEKGPSKSCLTRKENQSAQYRHHPLRARRRPPKGMHLEQEDIVVLSASTDSGAVTIRQLDTQLVSLKRQVQKIKQTNSVLRNNLGDGIEDMRPREPNQKINSRWSTEEQLLAVQAVRRYGKDFSAIADVIGNKTVAQVSSFFVSYRRRFNLEEVLCEWQAEQEVQGSSGRTVNTELNGSAELEDDEVKMDGISPPHSDSPLPSSDGSASGNPNSAQSSPPLTQPPPLLRPAPPSAPPSLLRQPPPLQTRPLQNRTPHNHPPPPLIRPAIASTLHQGALRNSLSSSSSSAGQLPPSLVGLKVESPQSH, encoded by the exons ATGATCCGCGTTGGAGGGGACTACCAGGCACAGATCCCAGAGTTCAAAACAG ACTGTGCATCCCGCTATGGTGAGAAGGATCAGAGGAGCATGCTGGTCTGGTCACCAAACAGCCAAGTTTCTGATGCCATGT TGGATGAGTATATTCTAATGGCCAAAGAGAAGCATGGATACAACATGGAACAG GCTCTTGGCATGCTTCTGTGGCACAAGCATGATGTGGAGAAGTCACTGGCTGACCTGGCCAACTTCACTCCCTTTCCTGATGAGTGGACGGTGGAAGACAAAGTTCTGTTTGAACAGGCTTTCAGCTTTCATGGCAAGAGCTTCCATCGCATCCAACAGATG cTTCCAGACAAGATGATCACCAGCCTGGTGAAGTACTACTACTCCTGGAAGAAAACCAGAACCCGAACCAGTGTCATGGACCGCCAAGCTCGCAAACTCCTCAGCAAGAGAGAAAAGAATGAGAG TAATGATGAGATAGAGGAAGGAGATCCAGGTAGCGACAGTGACTTTGAGATCAATGCCAAGAAAGAG TCTGCAAAGCAGAACTCTGGAAATGGAGGAGGAAACGAGAAAGGTCCAAGCAAGTCTTGTCTGACCCGGAAAGAGAACCAGAGTGCGCAGTACCGTCACCACCCTCTTCGGGCTCGCCGCAGGCCTCCTAAAGGCATGCATCTGGAACAGGAGGACATTGTCGTCCTCTCTGCATCCACTGATTCAGGAGCTGTTACTATCAGACAGCTGGACACACAGCTAGTGTCACTAAAGAGACAG gtcCAAAAAATCAAGCAAACCAACAGCGTTTTAAGGAACAACTTAGGTGATGGAATTGAAGACATGAGACCAAGAGAA CCCAACCAAAAAATCAACTCGCGTTGGTCAACAGAGGAGCAGCTCCTAGCTGTTCAGG CTGTCAGGCGATATGGTAAAGATTTTTCTGCCATAGCAGATGTGATTGGCAACAAGACGGTGGCACAAGTCAGCTCGTTCTTCGTCAGCTACCGGAGACGCTTTAATCTTGAGGAGGTGCTATGTGAATGGCAGGCAGAACAGGAGGTTCAAGGAAGCAGCGGGAGGACTGTGAACACGGAGCTGAATGGGTCTGCAGAACTGGAAGATGATGAG GTAAAGATGGATGGCATCTCTCCACCTCACTCTGACAGTCCCCTGCCCTCTTCTGATGGTAGTGCCTCTGGGAACCCCAATTCAGCTCAGTCTTCCCCACCCCTCACTCAACCTCCACCTTTACTGCGCCCCGCGCCCCCTTCAGCACCCCCTAGCCTGCTGCGCCAGCCTCCCCCTCTTCAAACGCGACCTCTACAAAACCGGACCCCTCACAATCACCCTCCCCCTCCACTTATCAGACCTGCAATTGCGTCCACGCTCCATCAGGGGGCACTGAGGAACTCTCTAAGTTCCTCCTCATCCTCTGCCGGACAGCTGCCGCCCTCACTGGTGGGGCTGAAGGTGGAGTCCCCTCAGTCACACTGA